The Pedobacter cryoconitis genome includes a window with the following:
- a CDS encoding type II CAAX prenyl endopeptidase Rce1 family protein, with amino-acid sequence MLELVSDLTNYLKRPYLIRIPAKADKPISLLLKLAFICIVVGIGCGMLMGILIGLKLIPDPGPSVIDHKKMSKIVLFAMAVIWAPLSEELLFRAQLRRFTASIAFIAFICGAFLSVIVQTNWAFLISPFIFIILYLVYRYNLARSITLKFEFWERIFPWHFHLTAICFALVHLSNYEKGISLLPLGILYTLPQLAVALVLGYTRMNYGLKYSIILHAMYNFFPVLLFISKY; translated from the coding sequence ATGCTGGAGCTGGTTTCTGATTTAACAAATTACCTGAAGCGTCCTTATCTGATCAGGATTCCTGCAAAGGCAGATAAGCCAATTAGCTTGTTATTAAAGTTAGCTTTTATCTGTATCGTAGTGGGTATTGGCTGCGGAATGTTAATGGGAATATTAATCGGGCTGAAGCTGATTCCTGATCCTGGACCATCCGTAATTGACCATAAAAAGATGTCAAAGATTGTACTCTTTGCAATGGCTGTAATTTGGGCCCCTTTATCTGAAGAACTTCTTTTCAGAGCGCAGTTGAGGCGTTTTACGGCTAGCATTGCTTTTATAGCATTTATCTGTGGTGCATTTTTAAGCGTTATAGTTCAAACAAACTGGGCTTTTCTGATCAGTCCTTTTATTTTTATCATTTTATACCTGGTCTACCGGTATAATCTGGCCCGGAGCATCACTTTAAAGTTTGAATTCTGGGAGCGGATTTTTCCGTGGCATTTTCACCTGACCGCGATTTGTTTTGCGCTGGTACATCTCAGTAACTATGAGAAAGGGATCAGCCTGTTACCTTTGGGGATATTGTACACTTTACCTCAGCTGGCTGTAGCTCTTGTTTTGGGTTACACCCGGATGAATTACGGGCTTAAATATTCCATTATACTTCATGCCATGTATAATTTCTTTCCTGTACTTTTATTTATCTCCAAATACTAA
- a CDS encoding MGMT family protein: MEQSFYEQVYEVVRLIPKGRVTSYGAIAKALGAGKSSRLVGYAMNNAHDALPPIPAHRVVNHKGLLTGKFHFPTPELMQELLENEGLVIEQDKIKDFKTHFWDPALEL, translated from the coding sequence ATGGAACAATCATTTTATGAGCAGGTTTATGAAGTAGTGAGGTTAATCCCAAAAGGGAGAGTAACCTCTTACGGCGCAATTGCGAAAGCTCTTGGAGCTGGAAAATCTTCCCGTTTGGTAGGTTATGCAATGAACAATGCTCATGATGCATTACCTCCTATACCAGCGCACCGGGTCGTAAACCATAAAGGATTACTGACCGGGAAATTTCATTTTCCCACTCCGGAGCTGATGCAGGAATTATTAGAAAACGAAGGACTGGTGATCGAGCAGGATAAGATAAAGGACTTTAAAACCCATTTTTGGGACCCGGCATTGGAGCTGTAA
- a CDS encoding DNA-3-methyladenine glycosylase I — protein MSAEVKRCGWCGTDPLYIKYHDEEWGKPVYDDHVLFEFLILEGAQAGLSWITILRRREGYRAAFADFDVQKVAAFTQADAERLMNDTGIIRNKLKVNSAIKNAQLFIAIQKEFGSFSNYIWGFLPDRKPVVNRFKSLAEVPARTEISDAISGDMKKRGFKFFGTTICYAHMQATGMVNDHIEGCIAR, from the coding sequence ATGAGCGCAGAAGTGAAAAGATGTGGCTGGTGTGGAACCGACCCTTTGTATATAAAATATCATGACGAAGAATGGGGTAAGCCTGTTTATGATGATCATGTTTTATTTGAATTCCTGATTCTGGAAGGCGCACAGGCTGGTTTAAGCTGGATTACGATTCTGCGCAGACGAGAAGGTTATCGTGCGGCATTTGCTGATTTCGATGTACAAAAGGTTGCCGCTTTTACGCAGGCCGATGCAGAACGGTTAATGAATGATACCGGGATTATCAGAAATAAGCTCAAAGTCAATTCTGCCATTAAAAATGCACAGCTTTTTATAGCAATACAAAAGGAGTTCGGCTCTTTCTCCAACTATATCTGGGGATTTTTGCCAGACCGGAAACCTGTTGTCAATCGTTTCAAATCTCTGGCGGAGGTTCCGGCAAGAACAGAAATATCTGACGCGATTAGTGGCGACATGAAAAAACGGGGTTTCAAGTTTTTCGGAACAACAATTTGTTATGCTCATATGCAGGCTACAGGAATGGTTAATGATCATATTGAGGGCTGTATTGCACGCTAA
- a CDS encoding carboxymuconolactone decarboxylase family protein, giving the protein MGKLVEEFNDYRSKMNDRIMETANTNIKRFFALDTTTYAAGALDVKSKEMMGLVASMVLRCDDCIKYHLEKCFDAGVNDAEINEVFMIANLVGGSIVIPHYRRAVEYWDELSM; this is encoded by the coding sequence ATGGGCAAATTAGTAGAAGAATTTAATGACTACCGTTCAAAGATGAACGACAGGATCATGGAAACTGCCAACACAAACATCAAGCGTTTCTTTGCACTGGATACCACAACGTATGCTGCCGGAGCACTGGATGTAAAAAGCAAAGAAATGATGGGCCTGGTAGCTTCTATGGTTTTGCGTTGTGATGATTGTATCAAATATCATTTGGAAAAATGTTTTGATGCAGGCGTGAACGATGCAGAAATTAATGAAGTATTCATGATCGCAAACCTGGTTGGCGGTTCTATTGTTATCCCGCATTACCGCCGTGCGGTAGAGTATTGGGATGAATTAAGCATGTAA
- the trmB gene encoding tRNA (guanosine(46)-N7)-methyltransferase TrmB, producing the protein MGKDKLRKFAEIDTFPNVYQMEEGMALQGKWASQHFKNDNPVVLELACGKGEYSVNMAKFFPEKNFIGIDLKGNRIWRGARTGVDENINNLAFLRIQIEDIAGYFGENEVDEIWITFPDPQPQDSREKKRLTFPGFLNKYKGFLKPGGKINLKTDNDGLYAYTVEKVEELNLPCYKKTDHLYTSEFYDEVLKIKTHYERIYLKQDKNINYIQFSLD; encoded by the coding sequence GTGGGTAAAGATAAGTTAAGGAAATTTGCTGAAATTGATACCTTCCCGAATGTCTATCAGATGGAGGAAGGAATGGCGCTTCAAGGCAAATGGGCATCGCAGCATTTTAAAAATGACAATCCGGTAGTACTGGAACTGGCTTGTGGTAAAGGAGAATATTCAGTTAATATGGCTAAATTTTTCCCGGAGAAGAATTTTATAGGCATAGATTTAAAAGGGAACCGCATCTGGAGAGGGGCGAGAACCGGAGTAGATGAAAACATCAATAACCTGGCATTTTTAAGGATACAGATTGAGGATATTGCAGGCTATTTTGGTGAAAACGAAGTGGATGAGATCTGGATTACTTTTCCTGATCCGCAGCCGCAAGACAGCAGAGAAAAGAAGAGATTAACTTTTCCAGGCTTCCTGAACAAGTATAAAGGCTTTTTAAAACCAGGGGGTAAGATTAATTTAAAGACCGACAATGACGGTTTATATGCTTATACCGTTGAAAAAGTGGAAGAATTAAATCTGCCATGTTATAAAAAGACAGATCATTTATATACTTCAGAATTCTATGATGAGGTATTAAAGATCAAAACGCACTACGAAAGAATTTATTTAAAACAAGATAAAAATATAAATTACATCCAATTCTCTCTTGACTAA